The Halobellus sp. MBLA0158 genome has a window encoding:
- a CDS encoding MutS-related protein, giving the protein MEFEAIPGVGEKTAAALSELDDAERALEEGDVAALARAPGLSEGRAAAVARGAIRRRHDDDGGFLATDRAREIYDDVCELLRERTVTDYAARRIETFYPTRSSSRIAEVREFVERATERAPDPDVLDALSGVEPLDPPPTRRVRDRCLATADAERYAEADEAFPELSVEVVDDARGLAELARSYATVIALDEQFAGVDVEGDVRVRPDALDEQEEIVPERVLAFFAANRERILAAVAVHEAADLDPPCDPDSLRDALDRLDEDGTVVGDAKLDRLSTAVDDLDAAVGTAESVANDRLRDAIRERDVTIEGTDFLSLVEQGARVDSLLDRELADEYDAAVAAAREHLIEALDLGPGEADFAERAFPDDPSFPVEHNDSVVSRLRTELKAARDQRAARLKRELAADLSDLRESVETLARDALELDVELAVARFDDDFDCTLPEFVDGRESDDAPRGFAIEGGRSPLLDVDFEDVDPVDYRVSGATLLSGVNSGGKTSTLDLVALVVVLAQMGLPVPAERVRLERFSELHYYAKTQGTLDAGAFESTLRDFRDLVDGEANRLVLVDELESITEPGASAKIIAGILEALSEQDATAVFVSHLAGEIREVAAFDVAVDGIEALGLEDGELVVNRSPVKDHLARSTPELIVEKLADGDASDSAFYDRLLRKF; this is encoded by the coding sequence ATGGAGTTCGAGGCGATCCCGGGCGTCGGCGAGAAGACGGCGGCGGCGCTGTCGGAACTCGACGACGCCGAGCGGGCACTGGAAGAGGGCGACGTCGCGGCGCTCGCCCGCGCCCCCGGCCTCTCGGAGGGGCGCGCGGCCGCCGTCGCCCGCGGGGCGATCCGGCGACGACACGACGACGACGGCGGCTTCCTCGCGACCGATCGCGCGCGGGAGATCTACGACGACGTCTGCGAACTGTTGCGCGAGCGGACCGTCACCGACTACGCGGCCCGGCGGATCGAGACGTTCTACCCGACGCGGTCGTCCTCCCGCATCGCCGAGGTGCGGGAGTTCGTCGAGCGCGCGACCGAGCGCGCGCCCGACCCCGACGTGCTGGACGCGCTCTCCGGCGTCGAACCGCTCGATCCGCCGCCGACGCGTCGCGTCCGCGACCGCTGTCTGGCCACCGCCGACGCCGAGCGCTACGCCGAGGCCGACGAGGCGTTCCCCGAACTGTCGGTCGAAGTCGTCGACGACGCCCGCGGGCTCGCCGAGCTCGCCCGGTCGTACGCCACCGTGATCGCCCTCGACGAGCAGTTCGCCGGCGTCGACGTCGAGGGCGATGTCCGGGTACGCCCCGACGCGCTCGACGAGCAGGAGGAGATCGTCCCCGAGCGCGTGCTGGCGTTCTTCGCGGCGAACCGCGAGCGGATCCTCGCGGCGGTGGCCGTCCACGAGGCGGCCGACCTCGACCCGCCCTGCGACCCCGACAGCCTCCGCGACGCGCTCGATCGCCTGGACGAGGACGGCACCGTCGTCGGCGACGCCAAACTCGATCGCCTCTCTACCGCGGTCGACGACCTCGACGCCGCCGTCGGCACCGCGGAGTCCGTCGCCAACGACCGCCTCCGCGACGCGATCCGCGAGCGCGACGTGACCATCGAGGGCACGGACTTCCTCTCCTTAGTCGAACAGGGCGCGCGCGTCGACTCCCTGCTCGACCGCGAACTGGCCGACGAGTACGACGCCGCCGTCGCGGCCGCGCGCGAGCACCTGATCGAGGCGCTCGACCTCGGGCCCGGCGAGGCCGACTTCGCCGAGCGCGCCTTCCCCGACGACCCCTCGTTTCCGGTCGAGCACAACGACTCGGTGGTCTCGCGGCTCCGAACCGAGCTCAAGGCCGCCCGCGACCAGCGGGCTGCCCGCCTGAAGCGCGAGCTCGCCGCGGACCTCTCGGACCTCCGCGAGTCCGTGGAGACGCTCGCCCGCGACGCGCTCGAACTCGACGTCGAGCTCGCGGTCGCGCGGTTCGACGACGACTTCGACTGCACGCTCCCGGAGTTCGTCGACGGCCGGGAGAGCGACGACGCACCCCGCGGCTTCGCCATCGAGGGCGGCCGCTCGCCCCTCCTGGACGTCGACTTCGAGGACGTCGATCCCGTCGACTACCGCGTCTCGGGCGCGACGCTGCTGTCGGGAGTCAACTCCGGCGGCAAGACCTCGACGCTCGATCTCGTCGCGCTCGTCGTCGTCCTCGCCCAGATGGGCCTGCCCGTTCCGGCCGAGCGGGTCCGGCTCGAACGCTTCTCCGAACTGCACTACTACGCCAAGACCCAGGGGACGCTCGACGCCGGCGCCTTCGAGAGCACGCTCCGGGACTTCCGGGACCTGGTCGACGGCGAGGCGAACCGCCTCGTGCTCGTCGACGAACTGGAGAGCATCACCGAGCCGGGCGCCTCGGCGAAGATCATCGCCGGCATCCTGGAGGCGCTCTCCGAGCAGGACGCGACGGCCGTCTTCGTCTCCCACCTGGCGGGCGAGATCCGCGAGGTCGCCGCCTTCGACGTCGCGGTCGACGGCATCGAGGCGCTCGGGCTGGAGGACGGCGAGCTGGTGGTGAACCGCTCGCCGGTGAAGGACCACCTCGCGCGCTCGACGCCCGAGCTCATCGTCGAGAAGCTCGCCGACGGCGACGCCTCAGACTCGGCGTTCTACGACCGCCTGCTGCGGAAGTTCTGA
- the larE gene encoding ATP-dependent sacrificial sulfur transferase LarE translates to MQPETDVEGGATGATGATDADATPSAREKAEAVRESLSARDGVLVAFSGGVDSAVVAALADDALGDDAVACTAKSETLPDAELDDAKRVASEIGIRHEVVEFSELDDPDFVRNDGERCYHCRTMRLGRMYEAAAELGIETICDGTNASDPGEGHRPGLRAVEELEVRSPLLEAGIEKEEVRAIADDLGLSVADKPAMACLSSRIPTGLEVTNERLTRIEKAERVLREWGFSQFRVRDHDGLARIEIDPDELDAALNHDFVVAAREHLSDLGFEHVTLDLHGYRTGSVSPEGDESEPDESSERDAEPVVADVFDAEYPTR, encoded by the coding sequence ATGCAACCCGAGACGGACGTCGAGGGCGGCGCGACGGGCGCGACGGGAGCGACCGACGCGGACGCGACGCCATCGGCGCGGGAGAAGGCCGAGGCCGTCCGCGAGTCGCTGTCGGCCCGCGACGGCGTCCTCGTCGCCTTCTCCGGCGGCGTCGACTCCGCGGTCGTCGCCGCGCTCGCAGACGATGCCCTCGGCGACGACGCCGTGGCCTGCACGGCGAAGTCCGAGACGCTGCCCGACGCCGAACTCGACGACGCAAAGCGGGTCGCGTCCGAGATCGGCATCCGCCACGAGGTCGTCGAGTTCTCCGAGCTTGACGACCCCGACTTCGTGCGGAACGACGGCGAGCGGTGCTATCACTGCCGGACGATGCGGCTCGGCCGGATGTACGAGGCCGCCGCCGAACTGGGCATCGAGACGATCTGTGACGGCACCAACGCCTCCGATCCGGGCGAGGGCCACCGCCCCGGGCTCCGCGCGGTCGAGGAACTGGAGGTGCGGTCGCCGCTCCTGGAGGCCGGCATCGAGAAGGAAGAAGTGAGAGCGATCGCCGACGACCTCGGGCTCTCGGTCGCGGACAAGCCCGCGATGGCGTGTCTCTCCTCGCGGATTCCGACCGGCCTCGAAGTGACGAACGAGCGGCTCACGCGGATCGAGAAGGCAGAGCGCGTCCTCAGAGAGTGGGGCTTCTCGCAGTTCCGCGTCCGCGACCACGACGGCCTCGCGCGCATCGAGATCGACCCCGACGAACTCGACGCGGCGCTGAATCACGACTTCGTCGTCGCCGCCCGCGAGCACCTCTCGGACCTGGGCTTCGAGCACGTGACGCTCGACCTCCACGGGTACCGGACGGGGAGCGTCAGCCCCGAGGGAGACGAATCGGAGCCGGACGAAAGCAGCGAGAGGGACGCCGAGCCGGTCGTCGCCGACGTCTTCGACGCGGAGTACCCGACCCGGTAG
- a CDS encoding twin-arginine translocase subunit TatC: MADDGEDPDRTPDGDEAGGDHADSDASGVSPGDDADDADSAPDRDPDATPDPDSDSEPDRESSPESDADADTDPDGNTDTDADGNANTESGSESGSDSDVDPPTETPDIHPRAEDVAAAAGSSSSEDPASDADTESDADADSDTDADPDSGGDADSDTDADSETADDPEAPSVADVAADAADDDAADDDAKKTADDEEDSDSDSDSDSDPDFDADTATDSEIGPSSEEIVAGTDGGASVNAGETGVADPAPVVDEGFEPEGPESDEEMPLADHIEEMIRRLAVVLGVGGIVTLLLYPGADLVNSAFGLDLVSSTEVIDFLWNKHIPGAPEMVDRRPRVYGPLELLLTELKVAALGGLVVALPVFVYETYLFMRPGLYPKERRYYLAAVPTSVVLAFIGISFAHFIVLPAIFAYFTSYTTGTALVAFGLKETFNLILILMGYNAIIFQIPLFVMLAIMMNLVTRTWLEERRLLFWGTFLGLAFLVSPDPTGMAPIIIALTMIGLFEGTLLALRWTGSGN; the protein is encoded by the coding sequence ATGGCCGACGACGGGGAGGATCCGGACCGGACGCCCGACGGCGACGAAGCCGGGGGCGATCACGCCGACAGCGACGCGTCCGGCGTCAGTCCCGGGGACGACGCGGACGACGCGGACTCGGCGCCCGACCGCGACCCCGACGCGACTCCCGACCCTGACTCGGACTCCGAGCCGGATAGGGAGTCGAGCCCCGAATCGGATGCAGATGCAGATACGGACCCGGACGGGAACACGGACACGGATGCGGACGGGAACGCGAACACCGAGTCGGGGTCGGAGTCGGGGTCGGACTCCGACGTCGACCCGCCGACGGAGACGCCGGACATCCACCCGCGGGCCGAAGACGTCGCCGCCGCGGCCGGCTCGTCGTCGTCGGAGGATCCCGCCTCGGACGCCGACACGGAATCGGACGCCGATGCTGATTCGGATACCGATGCTGATCCTGACTCGGGCGGCGATGCCGACTCCGACACCGATGCCGACTCCGAGACGGCCGACGACCCCGAAGCGCCGTCAGTCGCCGACGTCGCGGCCGACGCCGCAGACGACGACGCCGCAGACGACGACGCAAAGAAGACAGCGGACGACGAGGAAGATTCGGACTCGGACTCGGATTCGGACTCCGACCCGGACTTCGACGCCGACACCGCCACCGACTCCGAGATCGGCCCCTCCTCGGAGGAGATCGTCGCCGGCACCGACGGCGGCGCCTCGGTGAACGCCGGCGAGACCGGCGTCGCCGACCCCGCGCCCGTCGTCGACGAGGGGTTCGAGCCCGAGGGCCCCGAGAGCGACGAGGAGATGCCGCTGGCGGACCACATCGAGGAGATGATCCGCCGGCTGGCGGTCGTCCTCGGCGTCGGCGGCATCGTCACGCTGCTCCTGTACCCCGGCGCCGACCTGGTGAACTCCGCGTTCGGGCTGGATCTCGTCAGCTCTACGGAGGTCATCGACTTCCTCTGGAACAAGCACATCCCCGGCGCGCCCGAGATGGTCGACCGCCGGCCGCGGGTCTACGGGCCGCTCGAACTCCTCCTCACCGAACTGAAGGTGGCCGCGCTCGGCGGCCTCGTCGTCGCGCTCCCGGTGTTCGTCTACGAGACGTACCTGTTTATGCGGCCGGGCCTCTATCCGAAGGAGCGCCGGTACTACCTCGCGGCCGTCCCGACGAGCGTCGTGTTGGCGTTCATCGGCATCTCCTTCGCGCACTTCATCGTCCTGCCGGCGATCTTCGCGTACTTCACCTCCTATACGACCGGGACGGCGCTCGTGGCGTTCGGCCTCAAGGAGACGTTCAACCTCATCCTGATCCTGATGGGCTACAACGCCATCATCTTCCAGATTCCCCTCTTCGTGATGCTGGCGATTATGATGAACCTCGTCACCCGGACGTGGCTGGAGGAGCGCCGCTTGCTCTTCTGGGGGACGTTCCTCGGGCTCGCCTTCCTCGTCTCCCCGGACCCGACCGGGATGGCGCCGATCATCATCGCGCTGACGATGATCGGCCTGTTCGAGGGGACGCTGCTCGCGCTCCGGTGGACCGGCTCCGGGAACTGA
- the tatC gene encoding twin-arginine translocase subunit TatC: MSGALDEDTRETLDAGRETAGAMLRAAQKDLQKVFIVFLVGFLGTFYALRLYVWDFFKRVTRARMSAQVSGEVSIIAQTPFDVILLQAKIGLVVGIIFALPIFVYFSRDALKERGLWPSSPIPAWQLGLLVGTMGLLFALGVGYGYYVFFPFTFAFLAQNALSAGFTPTYSIVKWAQFIFLLTVSFGLASQLPLAMTALSYGEIVPYETFRDKWRHAVVGVFAAGALFTPPDPFTQIMWAIPVMTLYGVSLYLAKVVTVARRGSEQMDVVGSVRAHWNVVAGVGVVGGLAVYAFFERGGVALFNAGLDLIGSDYAVFAPASTAVLAGYVLLAGVAAAVLAVGYVVYRDIDEMAVVEAGVGDPSAIDLADLDAGGVRAAPPEVFAEMSEDEAMAAAGDALDAGNKEKAQAIVDRFDADGGAGQEGDADGAAGAAAAGGAEQATGGGIGSRARRAGSAFFDEYSGDDATEESDETDDADDDFEGYYTDVQFILDSLTSNAFRIVAVFMAVLAVTFGWLYTGGIKRVYEDFLSRLPAQVRPNEVLDVVALHPMEALIFEVKFSTIIAVIVTLPLVAYYAWPALRERNVIRQRRRAVFLWTGALAAGLLGGFALGYTTIAPSVISWLVNDTVRANMVIAYRITNFFWLIFFTTAGIGILADVPILMILLNSAGVGYETMRSRWREVTVGVLAVAALFTPADVLTMFLVTIPLMAAYMIGLGVLFVLTLGGRRDLAPPRTADV; this comes from the coding sequence ATGTCCGGCGCGCTCGACGAGGATACGAGAGAGACGCTCGACGCCGGCCGGGAGACCGCCGGCGCGATGCTTCGAGCCGCGCAGAAGGACCTACAGAAGGTCTTCATCGTCTTCCTCGTCGGCTTCCTCGGGACGTTCTACGCGCTCCGCCTCTACGTCTGGGACTTCTTCAAGCGGGTGACCCGCGCGCGGATGTCCGCGCAGGTCAGCGGCGAGGTCTCCATCATCGCCCAGACGCCGTTCGACGTGATCCTCCTGCAGGCGAAGATCGGCCTCGTTGTCGGGATCATCTTCGCGCTCCCGATATTCGTCTACTTCTCGCGGGACGCGCTCAAAGAGCGCGGGCTGTGGCCCTCCTCGCCGATCCCGGCCTGGCAGCTCGGACTCCTCGTCGGCACGATGGGGCTCCTCTTCGCCCTCGGCGTCGGCTACGGCTACTACGTCTTCTTCCCCTTCACCTTCGCGTTCCTGGCGCAGAACGCCCTCTCGGCGGGGTTCACGCCGACCTACTCCATCGTCAAGTGGGCGCAGTTCATCTTCCTGCTGACGGTCTCGTTCGGCCTCGCGAGCCAGCTCCCGCTCGCGATGACCGCGCTCTCCTACGGGGAGATCGTCCCCTACGAGACGTTCCGCGACAAGTGGCGCCACGCCGTCGTCGGCGTCTTCGCCGCCGGCGCGCTGTTCACGCCGCCGGACCCGTTCACCCAGATTATGTGGGCGATCCCGGTGATGACGCTGTACGGCGTCAGCCTCTACCTCGCGAAGGTCGTCACCGTCGCCCGCCGCGGCAGCGAGCAGATGGACGTCGTCGGGAGCGTCCGGGCGCACTGGAACGTCGTCGCGGGCGTCGGCGTCGTCGGCGGACTCGCGGTCTACGCCTTCTTCGAGCGCGGCGGCGTCGCGCTCTTCAACGCCGGGCTCGATCTGATCGGCAGCGACTACGCGGTGTTCGCGCCGGCGTCGACGGCCGTCCTGGCCGGCTACGTCCTGCTCGCGGGCGTCGCCGCCGCGGTCCTCGCCGTCGGCTACGTCGTCTACCGCGACATCGACGAGATGGCCGTCGTCGAGGCCGGCGTGGGCGACCCCTCGGCGATCGACCTCGCGGACCTCGACGCCGGCGGCGTGCGGGCGGCCCCGCCCGAGGTCTTCGCCGAGATGAGCGAGGACGAGGCGATGGCCGCCGCGGGCGACGCCCTCGACGCCGGGAACAAGGAGAAGGCCCAGGCGATCGTCGACCGGTTCGACGCCGACGGCGGGGCCGGCCAAGAGGGCGACGCGGACGGAGCCGCCGGCGCGGCCGCCGCGGGCGGCGCCGAGCAGGCGACTGGAGGAGGGATCGGCAGCCGGGCCCGCCGCGCCGGGAGCGCGTTCTTCGACGAGTACAGCGGCGACGACGCGACCGAGGAGAGCGACGAAACCGACGACGCAGACGACGACTTCGAGGGCTACTACACCGACGTCCAGTTCATCCTCGACTCCCTGACCTCGAACGCGTTCCGCATCGTCGCGGTGTTCATGGCGGTGCTCGCGGTCACGTTCGGCTGGCTCTACACGGGCGGCATCAAGCGCGTCTACGAGGACTTCCTCTCGCGGCTGCCCGCGCAGGTCCGCCCGAACGAGGTGCTCGACGTGGTCGCGCTCCACCCGATGGAGGCGCTGATCTTCGAGGTGAAGTTCTCGACGATCATCGCGGTCATCGTGACGCTCCCGCTCGTGGCCTACTACGCGTGGCCGGCGCTCCGCGAGCGCAACGTCATCAGACAGCGCCGCCGCGCGGTCTTCCTGTGGACCGGCGCGCTCGCCGCGGGGCTGTTGGGCGGTTTCGCGCTCGGCTACACCACGATCGCGCCCTCGGTGATCTCCTGGCTCGTCAACGACACCGTCCGGGCGAACATGGTGATCGCCTACCGCATCACCAACTTCTTCTGGCTCATCTTCTTCACCACCGCCGGCATCGGCATCCTCGCCGACGTCCCGATCCTGATGATCCTCCTCAACAGCGCGGGCGTCGGCTACGAGACGATGCGGAGCCGCTGGCGCGAGGTGACCGTCGGGGTGCTGGCGGTCGCGGCGCTCTTCACGCCGGCGGACGTCCTCACGATGTTCCTCGTGACGATCCCGCTGATGGCCGCCTATATGATCGGCCTAGGCGTCTTGTTCGTGCTCACGCTCGGCGGCCGTCGGGATCTGGCGCCGCCGCGGACGGCCGACGTCTAG
- a CDS encoding histidine kinase N-terminal 7TM domain-containing protein — MNDTVVAFHVLVLAATTVVTAVLAGYAWRRAEHGTRSFAALMAVFTIYSGAHLLGLLTLHEPFRLLIDKVQWIGTALVPLFWLLFAMEYTGSEQLVTRTSVGLLSVVPALTILLVWTNPWHGLMWVHNALDPVAGLALLDQEFGPWFWVYVVYTYGLILAGTGLLVRLAWVSEQLYLDQSILLFVGAVAPMIASVLTVSGLSPLRDPTLDLTPYAFVVTGTTFGYAIFRHRLFDIVPATRQLGRRSAIQDLEEGVVIVDTDRRVIYCNPAASELLDAAPDEVLGRSIRSIVDAESLDFDTDDALSKFERDGSVYEVRTSPIRNRRDDLVGHTLLISDVTERKRRERQLRRQRDELQWLQELNSVIRGVNRVLASAASREEIERAVCDHLAESGLYQTACVADIPTWSGDADRWTVAGDPCDPDKLSALLSGDDIQDGGRSAIDVPTADGSGSWAVVPLVYRRTVYGALGLRADRELSAETETHEREVLTELGLTIGHAINAVENRQLLSDGTTVELELRSSDEDAPLLDATLETGSRLELSAIVTDGGRGDTAYVETTDRPNRVADALEGASDGGCRVIQTDDRGGLIEWTVPERSLIGIVAGRSLNVLRLTATEDRIECSVEVPSEREMRSLVDELQRAFPETRLEAKRQRDPTQSLDCGTALAETAAEELTDRQREALEVAYRAGYFEWPRESSAEDVAETLDISRPTLQGHLRKAEDTLLANLFDSGESR; from the coding sequence ATGAACGATACTGTGGTCGCGTTCCACGTCCTCGTGCTCGCCGCCACGACAGTCGTTACAGCCGTCCTCGCTGGGTACGCCTGGCGACGGGCCGAGCACGGGACGCGGTCGTTCGCCGCGCTGATGGCGGTGTTCACCATCTACTCGGGTGCGCATCTCCTCGGGCTGCTGACGCTGCACGAGCCGTTCAGACTACTGATAGACAAGGTGCAGTGGATCGGAACCGCGCTCGTGCCGCTCTTCTGGCTGCTGTTCGCGATGGAGTACACCGGCTCGGAACAGCTGGTCACGCGGACGTCTGTCGGGCTTCTGTCGGTCGTGCCGGCGCTGACGATCCTGCTGGTCTGGACCAATCCGTGGCACGGTCTGATGTGGGTCCACAACGCGCTCGATCCGGTCGCCGGCCTGGCGCTCCTCGACCAGGAATTCGGGCCGTGGTTCTGGGTATACGTCGTCTACACCTACGGGCTCATACTCGCCGGAACGGGGCTTCTCGTACGCCTCGCTTGGGTGTCCGAACAGCTGTATCTGGACCAGTCGATCCTCCTCTTCGTCGGCGCCGTCGCGCCGATGATCGCCAGCGTGTTGACGGTCTCCGGGCTGTCGCCGCTGCGGGATCCGACGCTCGATCTGACGCCGTACGCCTTCGTCGTCACCGGGACCACGTTCGGATACGCGATCTTCCGACACCGGCTGTTCGACATCGTGCCCGCGACCCGCCAGCTCGGGCGCCGCTCTGCCATACAGGACCTGGAAGAGGGCGTCGTCATCGTCGACACCGACCGACGCGTCATCTACTGCAATCCGGCGGCCTCGGAGCTGTTGGACGCCGCCCCGGATGAGGTCCTGGGACGGTCGATCCGCTCGATCGTCGACGCGGAGTCGCTCGACTTCGACACCGACGACGCGCTCTCGAAGTTCGAACGCGACGGCTCGGTGTACGAGGTGCGCACGTCGCCGATCCGGAACCGACGCGACGACCTCGTGGGGCATACGCTCCTGATCTCGGACGTCACGGAACGCAAGCGCCGGGAGCGCCAACTGAGACGACAGCGCGACGAACTCCAGTGGCTCCAGGAGCTGAACTCGGTCATCCGCGGCGTCAACCGCGTGTTGGCCTCGGCGGCTTCCCGCGAGGAGATCGAGCGGGCCGTGTGCGATCACCTGGCCGAGAGCGGCCTGTATCAGACAGCCTGCGTCGCCGACATTCCGACGTGGAGCGGCGACGCCGACCGCTGGACGGTCGCGGGCGACCCGTGCGACCCCGACAAGCTGTCCGCCCTGTTGAGCGGCGACGACATCCAGGACGGGGGCCGGTCCGCCATCGACGTCCCGACCGCGGACGGGTCCGGGAGCTGGGCCGTCGTGCCGCTGGTCTACCGCCGGACGGTCTACGGAGCACTGGGACTGCGTGCTGATCGCGAGCTCTCCGCCGAGACCGAGACGCACGAACGCGAAGTCCTCACCGAACTCGGCCTGACGATCGGTCACGCGATCAACGCCGTCGAGAACCGCCAGCTGCTCAGCGACGGGACGACCGTCGAGCTCGAACTTCGGAGCAGCGACGAGGACGCGCCGCTGCTGGACGCGACGCTGGAGACGGGGTCTCGGCTGGAACTCAGCGCCATCGTCACCGACGGCGGCCGCGGCGACACCGCGTACGTCGAGACCACCGACCGCCCGAACCGCGTCGCGGACGCGCTCGAAGGCGCGTCCGACGGCGGGTGCAGAGTCATTCAGACCGACGATCGGGGCGGCCTCATCGAGTGGACCGTCCCGGAGCGATCCCTCATCGGAATCGTCGCCGGTCGCAGCCTCAACGTCCTCAGACTGACCGCCACCGAGGACCGCATCGAGTGCTCCGTCGAGGTTCCGTCCGAGCGCGAGATGCGCTCGCTGGTCGACGAACTCCAGCGGGCGTTTCCCGAGACCCGACTGGAAGCCAAACGCCAGCGCGATCCGACGCAGTCGCTGGACTGCGGGACGGCGCTCGCCGAGACGGCGGCCGAGGAACTCACAGACAGACAGCGGGAGGCGCTCGAAGTGGCGTATCGGGCCGGCTACTTCGAGTGGCCCCGCGAGAGTTCGGCCGAAGACGTGGCCGAGACGCTCGACATCTCGCGGCCGACGCTGCAAGGACACCTCCGGAAGGCGGAGGACACGCTACTGGCGAATCTCTTTGACTCCGGAGAGTCGCGGTGA